The following coding sequences are from one Perognathus longimembris pacificus isolate PPM17 chromosome 13, ASM2315922v1, whole genome shotgun sequence window:
- the Csrp3 gene encoding cysteine and glycine-rich protein 3, with protein MPNLGGGAKCGACEKTVYHAEEIQCNGRSFHKTCFHCMACRKALDSTTVAAHESEIYCKVCYGRRYGPKGIGYGQGAGCLSTDTGEHLGLQFQQSPKPARSATTSNPSKFTAKFGESEKCPRCGKSVYAAEKVMGGGKPWHKTCFRCAICGKSLESTNVTDKDGELYCKVCYAKNFGPTGIGFGGLTHQVEKKE; from the exons ATGCCAAACTTGGGTGGAGGAGCAAAATGTGGAGCCTGTGAAAAGACTGTCTACCATGCGGAAGAAATCCAGTGCAATGGAAGGAGCTTCCACAAGACGTGCTTTCACTGCA TGGCCTGCAGGAAGGCTCTCGACAGCACCACAGTGGCAGCTCATGAGTCAGAAATCTACTGCAAGGTCTGCTATGGGCGCAGGTATGGCCCCAAAGGGATCGGGTATGGACAAGGCGCTGGCTGCCTCAGCACCGACACAGGGGAGCACCTCGGCCTGCAGTTCCAACA ATCCCCAAAGCCGGCACGCTCAGCCACCACCAGCAACCCTTCCAAATTTACTGCAAAGTTTGGAGAGTCAGAGAAGTGCCCTCGATGTGGAAAGTCAGTCTATGCTGCTGAGAAGGTCATGGGAGGTGGCAAG CCTTGGCACAAGACCTGTTTCCGCTGTGCCATTTGTGGGAAGAGTCTGGAGTCTACGAATGTCACTGACAAAGATGGAGAGCTTTATTGCAAAG tTTGCTATGCCAAAAATTTTGGCCCCACAGGCATTGGATTTGGAGGCCTTACACACCAAGTAGAAAAGAAAGAGTGA